Proteins from a genomic interval of Pristis pectinata isolate sPriPec2 chromosome 21, sPriPec2.1.pri, whole genome shotgun sequence:
- the LOC127581516 gene encoding basic proline-rich protein-like — protein MAHTHHVDQAARTASPGRPPSVPPSEARVRAAALIHGPGGEAGPGLSTGARACAAAAPHSPTAELRLKPEGGAAAASRCRVSLSGSAGPTPPAGPGLPAPRPQPRAPGPPAPTGPPTPAPGSRTPSPHRTPDPSPGLPDPRTPDPVRRPRTPDPQPRAPGPPTPTGPPTPAPDPGLPDPPPRPRPRAPGPLTPSPGLLDPRPPPDPRPQPRTPSPRLPDPPPRPRAPRPLTPSPGLPDPPPRPRAPGPLTPSPRLPDPRPPPDPQPRAPGPPAPTRPPTPAPGPRTPDPSPGPHQTPDPSPGLLDPRPPPDPRPRPPAPGSRTPDPQPRAPGPPTPTGPPTPSAGPGLPFTSRRAEWPGPAPVTWTDRVASPVRNPSLEDQSICYVRAFLLRLNRNSGSCLEQKSCQHGFGDQRGTAVVHPSKAQTPGTQVNNFGQTTED, from the exons ATGGCCCACACTCACCATGTTGACCAGG CCGCCCGCACGGCCTCCCCCGGCCGCCcgccctccgtccctccctccgaGGCCCGAGTCCGCGCCGCGGCCCTGATTCACGGGCCGGGAGGTGAGGCCGGGCCGGGGCTCTCCACTGGGGCCCGGGCCTGCGCCGCCGCCGCCCCGCACTCACCGACGGCTGAGCTCCGACTGAAGCCGGAGGGAGGCGCGGCCGCCGCCAGTCGGTGCCGAGTTTCACTCAGCGGCTCAGCAGGCCCGACCCCGCCCGCCGGCCCCGGGCTCCCGGCCCCCCGACCCCAGCCCCGGGCTCCCGGACCCCCAGCCCCCACCGGACCCCCGACCCCAGCCCCGGGCTCCCGGACCCCCAGCCCCCACCGGACCCCCGACCCCAGCCCCGGGCTCCCGGACCCCCGGACCCCCGACCCCGTCCGCCGGCCCCGGACCCCCGACCCCCAGCCCCGGGCTCCCGGACCCCCGACCCCCACCGGACCCCCGACCCCAGCCCCGGACCCCGGGCTCCCGGATCCCCCACCCCGGCCCCGG CCCCGGGCTCCCGGACCCCTGACCCCCAGCCCTGGGCTCCTGGACCCCCGACCCCCACCGGACCCCCGACCCCAGCCCCGGACCCCCAGCCCCAGGCTCCCGGATCCCCCACCCCGGCCCCGGGCTCCCAGACCCCTGACCCCCAGCCCCGGGCTCCCGGATCCCCCACCCCGGCCCCGGGCTCCCGGACCCCTGACCCCCAGCCCCAGGCTCCCAGACCCCCGACCCCCACCGGACCCCCAGCCCCGGGCTCCCGGACCCCCGGCCCCCACCAGACCCCCGACCCCAGCCCCGGGCCCCCGGACCCCCGACCCCAGCCCCGGCCCCCACCAAACCCCCGACCCCAGCCCCGGGCTCCTGGACCCCCGACCCCCACCGGACCCCCGACCCCGTCCGCCGGCCCCGGGCTCCCGGACCCCTGACCCCCAGCCCCGGGCTCCcggaccccccacccccaccggacCCCCGACCCCGTCCGCCGGCCCCGGGCTCCCGTTCACAAgccgacgggctgaatggccggGTCCCGCTCCTGTCACCTGGACC GACAGGGTGGCCAGCCCGGTCCGTAACCCCAGCCTGGAGGACCAGAGCATCTGTTACGTCAGGGCCTTCCTCCTGAGACTAAACCGCAACAGTGGAAGCTGTCTGGAGCAGAAGTCCTGCCAGCATGGATTCGGGGATCAGCGGGGCACAGCAGTTGTCCACCCCAGCAAGGCACAGACACCAGGGACGCAA GTTAATAATTTTGGTCAAACAACTGAAGACTAG